A genome region from Streptomyces antimycoticus includes the following:
- a CDS encoding M4 family metallopeptidase — protein sequence MRPIASSPRKKTVRVAALVASAAMVVIGVQSGQASAQPERSREAGATALPLTAPERATAIKAAQADASAQAESLGLGAKEKLLVRDVIKDADGTVHTRYERTYAGLPVLGGDLVVHEKAGGARSVNKATGARIAVKSTDAAVTPGAASGTALKAAPKATTGEKAKSPRKVVWAATGKPVLAWETVVTGTQADGTPSELHVVTDATTGAKLSQWEGVETGTGTSKYSGTVPLGTTKSGSTYSLTDSTRGNHKTYDLNQGSSGTGTLFTDADDVWGGGRQTAGVDAHYGAAETWDFYKEFLGRNGIKNNGVGSYSRVHYGNNYVNAFWQDSCFCMTYGDGSGNANALTSMDVAGHEMSHGVTAATANLNYAGEPGGLNEATSDIMATAVEFYSGNSADVGDYLIGEKININGNGTPLRYQDKPSKDGASKDYWSSTLGGIDVHYSSGPANHFFYLLSEGSGAKVINGVSYNSPTYDGSTVTGIGRDKAIKIWYRALTTYWTSTTKYAGARTGTLSAASDLYGANSTEYKAVAAAWTAINVK from the coding sequence GTGAGACCCATCGCTTCCTCCCCCCGTAAGAAGACCGTCCGCGTGGCGGCGCTCGTCGCCTCCGCCGCCATGGTCGTCATCGGTGTGCAGTCCGGCCAGGCCAGCGCCCAGCCGGAGCGCTCCCGCGAGGCGGGCGCCACGGCGCTTCCGCTGACCGCCCCCGAGCGCGCCACCGCGATCAAGGCGGCCCAGGCCGACGCCTCCGCGCAGGCCGAGTCCCTCGGACTCGGGGCCAAGGAGAAGCTCCTCGTCCGCGACGTCATCAAGGACGCGGACGGAACCGTTCACACCCGCTACGAGCGCACCTACGCGGGGCTGCCGGTCCTCGGTGGCGACCTGGTCGTCCACGAGAAGGCCGGCGGCGCGCGCTCCGTCAACAAGGCCACCGGCGCGCGGATAGCCGTCAAGAGCACCGACGCCGCCGTGACCCCCGGGGCCGCCTCCGGCACCGCCCTGAAGGCCGCGCCGAAGGCGACCACCGGCGAGAAGGCCAAGTCGCCGCGGAAGGTGGTCTGGGCGGCCACCGGCAAGCCCGTCCTGGCCTGGGAGACCGTCGTCACCGGGACGCAGGCCGACGGCACCCCGAGCGAGCTGCACGTCGTCACCGACGCCACCACGGGCGCGAAGCTGTCCCAGTGGGAGGGCGTCGAGACCGGCACCGGCACCAGCAAGTACAGCGGGACGGTGCCCCTGGGCACCACCAAGAGCGGCTCCACCTACAGCCTCACGGACTCCACCCGAGGCAACCACAAGACCTATGACCTGAACCAGGGCAGCTCGGGAACCGGCACCCTGTTCACCGACGCGGACGACGTATGGGGCGGCGGGCGCCAGACCGCCGGCGTCGACGCGCACTACGGCGCGGCCGAGACCTGGGACTTCTACAAGGAGTTCCTGGGCCGCAACGGCATCAAGAACAACGGCGTGGGCTCGTACTCCCGCGTTCACTACGGAAACAACTACGTGAACGCCTTCTGGCAGGACTCCTGCTTCTGCATGACCTATGGCGACGGGTCGGGCAACGCCAACGCGCTGACCTCGATGGACGTGGCCGGGCACGAGATGAGCCACGGTGTGACCGCGGCCACCGCGAACCTCAACTACGCCGGTGAGCCCGGCGGTCTCAACGAGGCCACCTCCGACATCATGGCCACCGCGGTGGAGTTCTACTCCGGCAACTCCGCGGACGTCGGTGACTACCTCATCGGCGAGAAGATCAACATCAATGGCAACGGCACCCCGCTGCGCTACCAGGACAAGCCCAGCAAGGACGGGGCGTCCAAGGACTACTGGTCCTCGACGCTCGGCGGCATCGACGTCCACTACTCCTCCGGCCCCGCCAACCACTTCTTCTACCTGCTGTCCGAGGGCAGCGGCGCGAAGGTGATCAACGGCGTGAGCTACAACAGCCCGACCTACGACGGCTCGACCGTCACCGGGATCGGCCGGGACAAGGCCATCAAGATCTGGTACCGGGCCCTGACCACGTACTGGACCTCGACGACCAAGTACGCGGGCGCCCGCACCGGCACCCTCAGCGCCGCGTCCGACCTCTACGGTGCGAACTCCACCGAGTACAAGGCGGTCGCCGCCGCCTGGACCGCGATCAACGTGAAGTAA
- a CDS encoding MBL fold metallo-hydrolase yields MTPPPVRVDHLVTSGTFSLDGGTWEVDNNVWLIGDDHEVYVIDAAHDADAIADAIGDRRLLGIICTHGHDDHIDAAPALAERTGAPILLHPEDEVLWRMRHPDRAPDKPLADGDVLTVAGTELRVLHTPGHSPGAVCLHAPALTTVFSGDTLFQGGPGATGRSYSSFPTIVESIRERLLTLPPETLVRTGHGDSTAIGDEAPHLDEWIARGH; encoded by the coding sequence ATGACCCCTCCGCCCGTACGCGTCGACCACCTCGTCACCTCCGGCACCTTCTCGCTGGACGGCGGCACCTGGGAGGTGGACAACAACGTGTGGCTGATCGGCGACGACCACGAGGTGTACGTGATCGACGCCGCGCATGACGCCGACGCCATCGCGGACGCCATCGGCGACCGCCGGCTGCTCGGCATCATCTGCACCCACGGCCACGACGACCACATCGACGCGGCCCCGGCCCTCGCCGAGCGCACCGGCGCGCCGATCCTGCTGCACCCGGAGGACGAGGTGCTGTGGCGGATGCGCCACCCGGACCGCGCCCCGGACAAGCCGCTGGCCGACGGCGACGTCCTCACCGTGGCGGGGACCGAGCTGCGGGTGCTGCACACCCCCGGCCACTCCCCCGGTGCGGTCTGTCTGCACGCCCCGGCGCTGACCACGGTCTTCTCCGGGGACACCCTCTTCCAGGGCGGCCCCGGCGCGACCGGGCGCTCCTACTCGTCCTTCCCGACGATCGTCGAGTCGATCCGGGAGCGGCTGCTGACGCTGCCCCCGGAGACGCTGGTCCGCACCGGCCACGGCGACTCCACGGCCATCGGGGACGAGGCCCCGCACCTGGACGAGTGGATCGCGCGGGGGCACTGA
- a CDS encoding flavin reductase family protein, translating into MTITSEEFTRTMARVPAPVTVATTVDASGHRWGFTGSSFSSLSLAPPLVLICLGKSASTHEAFTTAGSFMINILAEGQADIARRFAASGVDRFAAGDTLPMELGLPGIPEAVARVACALHRVVDGGDHSVLIGRVVAAHVGEEAPLVYYDRSFQRPVSVAETAPGAAVW; encoded by the coding sequence ATGACCATCACCTCTGAGGAGTTCACCCGGACCATGGCCCGGGTGCCGGCCCCCGTGACGGTGGCCACGACGGTCGACGCGTCCGGGCACAGATGGGGGTTCACGGGCAGCTCGTTCAGCTCGCTGTCCCTGGCCCCGCCGCTGGTGCTGATCTGCCTGGGCAAGTCCGCGAGCACCCATGAGGCGTTCACCACCGCCGGAAGTTTCATGATCAACATCCTGGCGGAAGGACAGGCGGACATCGCGAGGCGCTTCGCCGCCTCCGGTGTGGACCGGTTCGCGGCGGGGGACACCCTGCCGATGGAGCTGGGGCTGCCGGGCATACCGGAGGCGGTCGCCCGGGTCGCCTGTGCACTGCACCGCGTGGTGGACGGCGGCGACCACTCCGTCCTCATCGGCCGGGTCGTGGCGGCCCACGTCGGCGAGGAAGCCCCGCTGGTCTACTACGACCGGTCCTTCCAGCGCCCGGTGTCGGTGGCCGAGACGGCCCCCGGAGCCGCGGTCTGGTGA
- a CDS encoding condensation domain-containing protein: MDLSRTVGWFTSLHPVRLDPGQVQWGDLWSGGPATGRVVKRIKEQLRAVPGTGIGYGLLRHLDRETAAELVGSAVPRIGFNYLGRVEFHDGPGGDWRPASEALGLDLGADGPLTPYGLELNAVTIDRPGGPELMVTWTYAQDVLSEAEVREVGEAWLRALEGMALHAAGPGAGGHTPSDLALSNLEQEEIELLEDEW; encoded by the coding sequence GTGGATCTGTCCCGCACGGTGGGCTGGTTCACCAGCCTCCACCCGGTGCGGCTGGACCCCGGCCAGGTGCAGTGGGGCGACCTGTGGTCGGGCGGCCCGGCCACCGGGCGGGTGGTCAAGCGGATCAAGGAACAGTTGCGCGCGGTGCCCGGCACCGGGATCGGCTACGGCCTGCTGCGCCATCTGGACCGGGAGACGGCCGCGGAGCTGGTCGGGTCGGCCGTGCCGCGGATCGGGTTCAACTATCTGGGCCGGGTGGAGTTCCACGACGGGCCCGGGGGCGACTGGCGCCCGGCCTCGGAGGCGCTCGGGCTCGACCTCGGCGCCGACGGTCCGCTCACCCCGTACGGACTGGAGCTGAACGCCGTCACCATCGACCGCCCCGGTGGCCCGGAGCTCATGGTGACGTGGACCTACGCCCAGGACGTGCTGTCCGAGGCGGAGGTACGGGAGGTCGGCGAGGCGTGGCTGCGCGCCCTGGAGGGGATGGCGCTCCATGCGGCCGGACCCGGCGCGGGCGGCCACACCCCCTCGGACCTCGCCCTGTCGAATCTGGAGCAGGAGGAGATCGAGTTGCTGGAGGACGAGTGGTGA